One Streptomyces sp. SAI-135 DNA segment encodes these proteins:
- a CDS encoding aldehyde dehydrogenase: protein MTELVEHGQLFIGGELTDPLGEDVIEVISPHTQEVIGRVPHASRADVDAAVAAARTAFDEGPWPRMTLDERIEVVTRIKDAIAVRHEEIARVISSENGSPYSWSVLAQALGAMMVWDSAITVARNFTYEERRDGVLGRILVRREPVGVVAAVVPWNVPQFVAAAKLAPALLTGCTVVLKPSPESPLDAYILAEITREAGLPEGVLSILPADREVSEYLVGHPGIDKVSFTGSVGAGKRVMEVAARNLTRVTLELGGKSAAVVLPDADVEAAVAGIVPSAWMNNGQACVAQTRILLPRSRYDEFAEALAAAASSLVVGDPLDPATQVGPLVAERQQRRNLDYIRIGQEEGAKILTGGGRPAGLDRGWYVEPTLFGDVDNSMRIAREEIFGPVICLLPYGDETEAVKIANDSDYGLSGSVWTADVERGIEVARQVRTGTYSVNTFSLDMLGPFGGYKNSGLGREFGPEGYGEYLEHKMIHLPAGWEA from the coding sequence ATGACCGAGCTCGTGGAACACGGACAGCTGTTCATCGGCGGGGAGTTGACCGACCCCCTGGGCGAGGACGTCATCGAGGTGATCTCCCCGCACACCCAGGAGGTCATCGGACGGGTGCCGCATGCCTCCCGGGCGGACGTGGACGCGGCCGTCGCCGCCGCCCGCACCGCCTTCGACGAGGGCCCCTGGCCGCGGATGACGCTCGACGAGCGCATCGAGGTCGTCACCAGGATCAAGGACGCCATCGCGGTACGGCACGAGGAGATCGCCCGCGTGATCTCCTCCGAGAACGGCTCCCCCTACTCCTGGAGCGTCCTCGCGCAGGCCCTGGGCGCGATGATGGTCTGGGACTCGGCGATCACCGTCGCCCGGAACTTCACCTACGAGGAGCGGCGCGACGGAGTCCTCGGCCGCATCCTCGTCCGCCGTGAACCGGTGGGGGTCGTGGCCGCCGTGGTGCCCTGGAACGTCCCGCAGTTCGTCGCCGCCGCCAAGCTCGCGCCCGCGCTGCTCACCGGCTGCACGGTGGTGCTCAAGCCGTCGCCCGAGTCGCCGCTGGACGCGTACATCCTGGCCGAGATCACCAGGGAGGCCGGACTTCCCGAGGGCGTGCTGTCCATCCTCCCGGCCGACCGCGAGGTGAGCGAGTACCTGGTCGGGCATCCGGGGATCGACAAGGTCTCCTTCACCGGTTCGGTGGGGGCGGGCAAGCGCGTGATGGAGGTCGCCGCCCGCAACCTCACCCGCGTGACACTGGAGTTGGGCGGGAAGTCGGCCGCGGTCGTCCTGCCGGACGCGGACGTGGAGGCGGCCGTCGCCGGGATCGTCCCGTCCGCCTGGATGAACAATGGGCAGGCCTGTGTGGCCCAGACCCGCATCCTGCTCCCGCGCTCCCGCTACGACGAGTTCGCCGAAGCCCTGGCCGCGGCGGCGAGTTCCCTGGTCGTCGGCGACCCGCTCGACCCGGCCACCCAGGTCGGCCCCCTGGTCGCCGAACGCCAGCAGCGCCGCAACCTCGACTACATCAGGATCGGCCAGGAGGAGGGCGCGAAGATCCTCACCGGCGGCGGGCGTCCGGCCGGCCTGGACCGCGGCTGGTACGTGGAGCCGACGCTCTTCGGGGACGTCGACAACTCCATGCGGATCGCCCGGGAGGAGATCTTCGGCCCCGTGATCTGCCTGCTGCCCTACGGTGACGAGACCGAGGCCGTGAAGATCGCCAACGACTCGGACTACGGCCTCTCCGGCAGCGTGTGGACGGCCGACGTGGAACGCGGCATCGAGGTGGCCCGCCAGGTCCGTACCGGCACCTACTCCGTCAACACCTTCAGCCTCGACATGCTCGGCCCCTTCGGCGGCTACAAGAACTCCGGCCTGGGACGGGAGTTCGGCCCGGAGGGATACGGCGAGTACCTGGAGCACAAGATGATCCATCTTCCGGCCGGCTGGGAGGCGTGA
- a CDS encoding MBL fold metallo-hydrolase, with the protein MAQVHDHGGGVRSVQVPIPDNPLGHTLVYVVDTDRGPVLVDTGWDDPASWDTLAEGLTACGTDVGEIHGVVITHHHPDHHGLSGQVREVSGAWIAMHAADSAIVRRTRETRAERWFTYMTAKLVAAGAPEEHVAPLRTARRRRLPGFSPALPDREIVPGELLDLPGRRLRAIWTPGHTPGHVCLHLEEEHPEQLPGRGRLFSGDHLLPEITPHIGLYEDPDDATVTDPLGDYLDSLERIGRLAPAEVLPAHQHVFTDASARVRELLDHHEERLTDLRSLLAEPLTPWQLAERMEWNRPWDQIPYGSRNIAVSEAEAHLRRLVKLGRAEAVPGSDPVTYVAA; encoded by the coding sequence ATGGCGCAGGTGCACGACCATGGTGGAGGCGTCCGGTCCGTCCAGGTGCCCATCCCCGACAACCCCCTCGGCCACACGCTCGTCTACGTCGTCGACACCGACCGGGGTCCGGTGCTGGTGGACACCGGCTGGGACGACCCGGCCTCCTGGGACACCCTCGCCGAGGGGCTGACGGCGTGCGGGACCGACGTCGGCGAGATCCACGGCGTCGTCATCACCCACCACCACCCCGACCACCACGGCCTCTCCGGGCAGGTCCGCGAGGTCTCCGGCGCCTGGATCGCGATGCACGCGGCGGACTCCGCGATCGTGCGGCGCACCCGGGAGACCCGGGCCGAGCGCTGGTTCACCTACATGACGGCCAAGCTGGTGGCCGCGGGCGCCCCCGAGGAACACGTGGCCCCTCTGCGCACCGCCCGCCGTCGCCGACTCCCGGGCTTCTCCCCCGCGTTGCCCGACCGCGAGATCGTCCCCGGCGAACTCCTCGACCTCCCCGGCCGCAGGCTCCGGGCGATCTGGACGCCCGGACACACGCCGGGTCACGTGTGCCTGCACCTGGAGGAGGAGCACCCGGAGCAACTCCCTGGCCGCGGACGCCTGTTCTCCGGCGACCACCTGCTCCCCGAGATCACCCCGCACATCGGCCTGTACGAGGACCCCGACGACGCCACCGTCACCGACCCCCTCGGCGACTACCTCGACTCCCTGGAGCGCATCGGCCGCCTCGCCCCCGCCGAGGTGCTCCCGGCCCACCAGCACGTCTTCACCGACGCGAGCGCCCGGGTCCGGGAACTGCTCGACCACCACGAGGAACGCCTCACCGACCTGCGCTCCCTCCTCGCCGAGCCCCTCACCCCCTGGCAGCTCGCCGAGCGCATGGAGTGGAACCGGCCGTGGGACCAGATCCCCTACGGATCACGGAACATCGCGGTCT